The proteins below come from a single Comamonas antarctica genomic window:
- a CDS encoding ABC transporter substrate-binding protein, producing the protein MNGFKGFAKVALAAAIVSGTAYAQDIKIGYNADMSGSGVAELGISGRWGFEAAIEDINKAGGIMGRKVVGVIRDDLGTPPKSIQNMTELIDNEKVAAVVGPANSGNALAWLHLPQQKKIPVVVPIATGSEITTRYANDAQNYLFRISMVDREQSALLAAYAVKHSAGKKIAVLADSTGYGQGGTKDATAILELHGVKPVAVEKFGPKDTDITSQLSKIKAAGADTVIVYGLADGTAQVLRSMEKINYLPTTLGAWGNLSSLFPKMTGAKLSEHLIMAASTTEDTNAKTRALGERVRKNFPTLTTFPCAAQSYDSVMLLAAAMKQANSTDGAKVAAALENLQGVEGVIKTYNKPFTKTMHEGLNVNDFYLARWKGDSVVKFEDSVTKGFQSADFKK; encoded by the coding sequence ATGAACGGGTTCAAAGGATTTGCCAAGGTGGCGCTGGCTGCGGCCATCGTGTCGGGCACGGCGTATGCGCAGGACATCAAGATCGGCTACAACGCCGACATGTCCGGCAGCGGCGTGGCCGAGCTGGGGATCTCGGGGCGCTGGGGCTTCGAGGCGGCCATCGAGGACATCAACAAGGCCGGCGGCATCATGGGCCGCAAGGTGGTGGGCGTCATCCGCGACGACCTGGGCACGCCGCCCAAGTCGATCCAGAACATGACCGAGCTGATCGACAACGAAAAGGTCGCGGCCGTGGTCGGCCCGGCCAACTCGGGCAATGCGCTGGCGTGGCTGCACCTGCCCCAGCAAAAGAAGATCCCGGTGGTGGTGCCGATCGCCACCGGCTCGGAGATCACCACGCGCTACGCCAACGATGCGCAGAACTACCTGTTCCGCATTTCCATGGTCGACCGCGAGCAGTCGGCGCTGCTGGCCGCGTATGCGGTCAAGCATTCCGCAGGCAAGAAGATTGCCGTGCTGGCCGACTCCACAGGCTACGGCCAGGGCGGCACCAAGGATGCGACGGCGATTCTCGAGCTGCATGGCGTCAAGCCGGTGGCCGTCGAGAAGTTCGGCCCCAAGGACACCGACATCACCTCGCAGCTGTCGAAGATCAAGGCCGCGGGCGCGGATACGGTGATCGTCTACGGCCTGGCCGACGGCACGGCGCAGGTGCTGCGCAGCATGGAGAAGATCAACTACCTGCCGACCACGCTGGGCGCCTGGGGCAATCTGAGTTCGCTGTTCCCGAAGATGACCGGCGCCAAGCTGTCCGAGCATCTGATCATGGCGGCGTCGACCACGGAAGACACCAACGCCAAGACCCGCGCGCTGGGCGAGCGCGTGCGCAAGAACTTCCCCACGCTGACCACCTTCCCGTGCGCGGCGCAGAGCTACGACTCGGTGATGCTGCTGGCCGCGGCGATGAAGCAGGCCAACAGCACCGACGGCGCCAAGGTGGCCGCGGCGCTCGAGAACCTGCAGGGCGTGGAGGGCGTGATCAAGACCTACAACAAGCCTTTCACCAAGACCATGCATGAAGGGCTGAACGTCAACGACTTCTACCTCGCGCGCTGGAAGGGCGACAGCGTCGTGAAGTTCGAGGACTCGGTGACCAAGGGCTTCCAGTCTGCCGACTTCAAGAAGTAA
- a CDS encoding branched-chain amino acid ABC transporter permease, with protein MAVSILQAMFSGLALGSIYALVALGFNITYNTTKTFNFGQGEFLVAGAFIAVSALLLLAGHDLKGSLQQAEVTLARYGLSLIATVAIMGLLGVVVYYAAIRPFIGQGGLAWVMSTIGFGIIIQNVALAIWGPSPMVMPSPLGNEVLRIGGAGVLPQEILVLCVSIALMLCLDVVMRKTRLGKAVRAVAQSSAAATLMGINVTAIVVLAFVVSASLAGIAGLLIAPITTASVFMGLTLALKAFSSAIVGGLSNPRGCMLGGFLLGLIEAMVGLWHAELREISIFVLIIFVLVLKPEGLLGQRVVEKV; from the coding sequence ATGGCAGTCAGTATTCTTCAGGCCATGTTCAGTGGCCTGGCGCTGGGCAGCATCTATGCCCTGGTGGCGCTGGGATTCAACATCACCTACAACACCACCAAGACCTTCAATTTCGGGCAGGGCGAGTTTCTCGTCGCCGGCGCCTTCATCGCGGTATCGGCGCTGCTGCTGCTGGCCGGCCATGACCTCAAGGGCAGCCTGCAGCAGGCCGAAGTCACGCTGGCGCGCTACGGCCTGAGCCTGATCGCCACCGTGGCGATCATGGGCCTGCTGGGCGTGGTGGTGTACTACGCCGCGATCCGGCCGTTCATCGGCCAGGGCGGGCTGGCCTGGGTCATGAGCACCATCGGCTTCGGCATCATCATCCAGAACGTCGCGCTGGCCATCTGGGGTCCGTCGCCCATGGTCATGCCGTCGCCGCTGGGCAACGAAGTGCTGCGCATCGGCGGCGCGGGCGTGCTGCCGCAGGAGATCCTGGTGCTGTGCGTGAGCATCGCGCTGATGCTGTGCCTCGACGTCGTGATGCGCAAGACGCGCCTGGGCAAGGCGGTGCGCGCCGTCGCGCAGAGCAGCGCGGCCGCAACGCTGATGGGCATCAACGTGACGGCCATCGTGGTGCTGGCGTTTGTCGTCAGCGCCAGCCTGGCGGGCATTGCCGGACTGCTGATCGCGCCGATCACCACGGCGTCGGTGTTCATGGGGCTGACGCTGGCGCTGAAGGCCTTTTCCTCGGCCATCGTCGGCGGCCTGAGCAACCCGCGCGGCTGCATGCTCGGCGGTTTCCTGCTCGGCCTGATCGAGGCCATGGTCGGGTTGTGGCATGCGGAGCTGCGCGAGATCAGCATCTTCGTGCTGATCATTTTCGTGCTGGTGCTCAAGCCCGAAGGCTTGCTGGGCCAACGCGTGGTGGAGAAGGTCTGA
- a CDS encoding phosphotransferase family protein, producing the protein MRPSSSASQAFDPRRLDAFLRARLPGLDGAMQLQAIGGGQSNPTFFVSYGPRRMVLRKKPAGEVLPSAHAVDREYRVMQALASTALPVPPVVLYHAEPEVIGTPFYLMERVEGRVFNDNDLPGLAPAQRRALYLAMADTLATLHAVDWRAAGLAGFGRTEGYFERQLKRWRQQWELSRTRANPPIDALLEWLPGNIPPGDEVTLTHGDFKLNNLLFHSTEPRVVAVLDWELSTLGHPLADVAFNTAAWRTLPAEFGGIRGLDLEALGIPSEGEYLAHYYRRAGRDDPARQATAFHWAFAFMRWAVIFEGIAARAAQGNAVADNAAQIGALGRAMAERGLEALESPAESFH; encoded by the coding sequence ATGCGCCCCTCTTCTTCCGCCTCCCAGGCCTTCGACCCCCGGCGTCTCGATGCTTTCCTGCGTGCGCGCCTGCCCGGGCTTGACGGCGCCATGCAGCTGCAGGCCATTGGCGGCGGCCAATCCAACCCGACATTCTTCGTGAGCTATGGCCCGCGCCGGATGGTGCTGCGCAAGAAGCCCGCGGGCGAGGTGCTGCCCTCGGCGCATGCCGTGGACCGTGAATACCGCGTGATGCAGGCCCTGGCTTCGACGGCGCTGCCCGTGCCGCCCGTGGTGCTGTACCACGCCGAGCCCGAGGTGATCGGCACGCCCTTCTATCTGATGGAGCGTGTCGAGGGCCGCGTGTTCAACGACAACGACCTGCCGGGCCTGGCGCCCGCGCAGCGCCGCGCGCTGTACCTGGCGATGGCCGACACGCTGGCGACGCTGCATGCGGTGGACTGGCGCGCCGCGGGCCTGGCCGGGTTCGGGCGCACCGAGGGCTACTTCGAGCGCCAGCTCAAGCGCTGGCGCCAGCAGTGGGAGCTGTCGCGCACCCGCGCCAACCCGCCCATCGATGCGCTGCTCGAATGGCTGCCCGGAAACATCCCGCCAGGCGATGAAGTCACGCTCACGCATGGCGACTTCAAACTCAACAACCTGCTGTTCCATTCCACCGAGCCGCGCGTCGTCGCAGTGCTCGACTGGGAGCTGTCGACGCTGGGCCATCCGCTGGCCGATGTCGCCTTCAACACCGCCGCCTGGCGCACGCTGCCGGCGGAATTCGGCGGCATCCGCGGACTCGATCTCGAGGCGCTGGGCATTCCGTCCGAAGGCGAGTACCTCGCGCATTACTACCGCCGCGCGGGCCGCGACGATCCCGCACGGCAGGCCACGGCGTTCCACTGGGCCTTTGCGTTCATGCGCTGGGCGGTGATCTTCGAAGGCATTGCCGCGCGCGCCGCGCAGGGCAATGCCGTGGCCGACAACGCCGCGCAGATCGGCGCGCTGGGCCGGGCCATGGCCGAACGCGGCCTCGAAGCGCTGGAATCCCCGGCCGAATCGTTTCATTGA
- a CDS encoding acyl-CoA dehydrogenase family protein produces the protein MHFEYPEDTRQMQATLQAFMQQHVIPRYHDFDRIAATGIFPSEVVEPLKALARAAGLWNLFLPGLRDDEPGTRLSNMQYSPLAEIMGRVPWAAEVFNCNPPDTGNMELLHLFATPAQRDRWLVPLLEGRIRSCFSMTEPDVASSDATNICTTIRREGDEYVINGRKWFTTGALHPNCKFAIVMGVTNEDPDAARHQRHSMVIVPLDTPGLRIVRNVAIMHHHAPDGHCEVVYDNVRVPVDHLLGEEGAGFALAQARLGPGRVHHCMRTIGQCELAMELMCERALTRRAFGKHLSDYANVQDWIAQSRVEIDQARLLVLQAAWKMDTYGNKAAHIDVSAIKLVAAQLQTRVVDRAIQVFGAMGITPDTPLSYLWSWGRAMRFFDGPDEVHLRAIARAELARAREHLGATAPYYAAA, from the coding sequence TTGCATTTCGAATACCCCGAAGACACCCGTCAGATGCAGGCCACGCTGCAGGCCTTCATGCAGCAGCATGTGATCCCGCGCTACCACGACTTCGACCGCATCGCGGCCACCGGCATCTTCCCCAGCGAGGTGGTCGAGCCGCTGAAGGCACTGGCGCGCGCGGCCGGCCTGTGGAACCTGTTCCTGCCGGGCCTGCGCGACGACGAGCCCGGCACGCGCCTCAGCAACATGCAGTACAGCCCGCTGGCCGAGATCATGGGACGCGTGCCCTGGGCCGCCGAGGTGTTCAACTGCAATCCGCCCGACACCGGCAACATGGAACTGCTGCACCTGTTTGCCACGCCCGCGCAGCGCGATCGCTGGCTGGTGCCACTGCTCGAGGGCCGTATCCGCTCATGCTTCTCGATGACCGAACCCGATGTCGCGTCGTCGGACGCCACCAACATCTGCACCACGATACGCCGCGAAGGCGACGAATATGTGATCAACGGCCGCAAGTGGTTCACGACGGGGGCGCTGCATCCGAACTGCAAGTTCGCCATCGTGATGGGCGTGACCAACGAGGACCCCGACGCCGCGCGCCACCAGCGCCATTCGATGGTCATCGTGCCGCTCGACACCCCGGGCCTGCGCATCGTGCGCAACGTGGCGATCATGCACCACCATGCGCCGGACGGGCATTGCGAGGTGGTCTACGACAACGTGCGCGTGCCGGTGGACCATCTGCTGGGCGAGGAAGGCGCGGGCTTCGCGCTGGCCCAGGCGCGCCTGGGCCCGGGCCGCGTGCACCACTGCATGCGCACCATCGGCCAGTGCGAGCTGGCGATGGAGCTGATGTGCGAGCGCGCGCTCACGCGCCGCGCCTTCGGCAAGCACCTGAGCGATTACGCCAACGTGCAGGACTGGATCGCGCAGTCGCGCGTCGAGATCGACCAGGCGCGGCTGCTGGTGCTGCAGGCCGCGTGGAAGATGGACACCTACGGCAACAAGGCCGCGCACATCGATGTATCGGCCATCAAGCTGGTGGCCGCGCAGCTGCAGACGCGCGTGGTCGACCGCGCGATCCAGGTGTTCGGCGCGATGGGCATCACGCCCGACACGCCACTGTCGTACCTCTGGTCGTGGGGCCGCGCCATGCGCTTCTTCGACGGTCCCGATGAAGTGCACCTGCGCGCCATCGCGCGTGCCGAACTGGCACGCGCCCGCGAACATCTCGGCGCCACCGCGCCCTACTACGCCGCAGCCTAA
- a CDS encoding LuxR C-terminal-related transcriptional regulator has product MTETNPHSLRLEPGRIERRQLLARLAEARHKKCVLIHGPAGSGKTSLALQWRAQALAFGQDVAWLTVQPGDDGQALLQPLLEALDRVDPDIAHEARLLYNRGGSLRADAIAIALLRALLARSRPLLMVIDDWQNVTDTPAHAVLQTLLDFAPPALHLVLVSRSVPALSLARLRDQGMLEELGPAELRFTLEEVQQFMKARPQRHDAGVDARRLLEITDGWAAGLQLLALQPRTPASPVQNAQDFAAYFNREVLCRLDKGAIDAMTRLAVARGFNQALANELAGARIGPALLERLQREHLFVLPQHDAATPGWFRFHPLFRELLLERFKGLPPRQQQATHAVLARWLGQRRHLREAVHHAVAAGDVEQAAAWVERWARTLFLHGELQQIVRAVAELPRAVLHARPSLLLWLGWTQLCYNQFAACHGTLAALQSQQNAGDGEGRAHATLLAFSLALQEDDLLTAQALLPAMKALREAEDVVLVGGRRNLLGWMHAHMADYASAREVLQGPPLLRDDGTPLLDSAFGHLMNQCLLGLSWLYAGDVRSAEPVLRDALARAERELGRYSELACNAAAYLSATLYETNALDELRQLLDGRLDTMERVVLPDALVTVALASARLRRADGNPLEAIEGLERIDERAQRRSLDRLQAFAISERVRCLLHMNDLAGAAAMLGRLQALAARHAGGQGPVSQRIQGLARFIEALYHAAQLDDRAALLALGECGRDDTALLQRRDRCATRVLRALLLARLGERAQALAIMRDALQQGQQQGLVRTILDLGDEALALADACADAYGAQDPVLPFYVEQLHQQRQRHQPAARPAGAAAPEPLSERETEILRALAQSMSNKRIAQALGISPETVKWHLRNVYAKLGVMGRDDAVASARSLGLVSAQA; this is encoded by the coding sequence GTGACCGAGACAAACCCTCATTCCCTCCGGCTGGAGCCCGGGCGCATCGAGCGCCGGCAACTGCTCGCGCGCCTGGCCGAGGCGCGCCACAAGAAATGCGTGCTCATCCACGGGCCGGCCGGCAGCGGCAAGACCTCGCTGGCGCTGCAATGGCGCGCACAGGCGCTGGCGTTCGGCCAGGACGTGGCCTGGCTCACGGTGCAGCCCGGCGACGACGGCCAGGCGCTGCTGCAGCCGCTGCTCGAGGCGCTGGACCGCGTCGATCCCGACATCGCGCATGAAGCCCGGCTGCTTTACAACCGCGGCGGCAGCCTGCGTGCCGATGCGATTGCCATTGCGCTGCTGCGCGCGCTGCTGGCGCGCAGCCGGCCGCTGCTGATGGTGATCGACGACTGGCAGAACGTCACGGACACGCCGGCGCATGCGGTGCTGCAGACGCTGCTGGACTTCGCGCCGCCCGCGCTGCATCTGGTGCTGGTGTCGCGCAGCGTTCCCGCGCTGTCGCTGGCGCGGCTGCGCGACCAGGGCATGCTGGAGGAACTGGGCCCGGCCGAACTGCGCTTCACGCTCGAGGAGGTGCAGCAGTTCATGAAGGCGCGGCCGCAGCGCCACGACGCGGGCGTCGACGCGCGCCGGCTGCTGGAGATCACCGACGGCTGGGCCGCGGGTCTGCAGCTGCTGGCCCTGCAGCCGCGCACGCCGGCCTCGCCGGTGCAGAACGCGCAGGACTTTGCCGCGTATTTCAACCGCGAGGTGCTGTGCCGGCTGGACAAGGGCGCGATCGACGCGATGACGCGCCTGGCCGTGGCGCGCGGCTTCAATCAGGCGCTGGCCAATGAACTCGCGGGCGCCCGGATCGGCCCGGCGCTGCTCGAGCGCCTGCAGCGCGAGCATCTGTTCGTGCTGCCACAGCACGATGCGGCAACGCCCGGCTGGTTTCGCTTCCATCCGCTGTTCCGCGAACTGCTGCTCGAGCGCTTCAAGGGCTTGCCGCCGCGGCAGCAGCAGGCAACGCATGCGGTGCTCGCGCGCTGGCTGGGCCAGCGGCGCCATCTGCGCGAGGCCGTGCACCATGCGGTGGCCGCGGGCGATGTCGAACAGGCCGCGGCCTGGGTCGAGCGCTGGGCCCGCACGCTGTTTCTGCACGGCGAGCTGCAGCAGATCGTGCGAGCCGTCGCCGAGCTGCCGCGCGCCGTGCTGCACGCCCGCCCCTCGCTGCTGCTGTGGCTGGGCTGGACCCAGCTTTGCTACAACCAGTTCGCCGCCTGCCACGGCACGCTGGCGGCGCTGCAGTCGCAGCAGAATGCGGGCGACGGTGAAGGCCGCGCACATGCCACGCTGCTGGCGTTCTCGCTGGCGCTGCAGGAGGACGATCTGCTCACCGCGCAGGCGCTGCTGCCGGCGATGAAGGCGCTGCGCGAAGCCGAGGACGTGGTGCTGGTCGGCGGGCGGCGCAACCTGCTGGGCTGGATGCATGCGCACATGGCCGACTACGCCAGCGCGCGCGAGGTGCTGCAGGGCCCGCCGCTGCTGCGCGACGACGGCACGCCGCTGCTGGATTCGGCGTTCGGCCATCTGATGAACCAATGCCTGCTGGGCCTGTCGTGGCTCTATGCCGGCGATGTGCGCTCGGCCGAGCCGGTGCTGCGCGATGCGCTGGCCCGTGCCGAACGCGAGCTGGGCCGCTACAGCGAACTGGCCTGCAATGCCGCGGCCTATCTGTCGGCCACGCTTTATGAGACCAACGCCCTGGACGAGTTGCGCCAGTTGCTGGACGGCCGGCTCGACACCATGGAGCGCGTGGTGCTGCCCGATGCGCTGGTGACGGTGGCGCTGGCCAGCGCCCGGCTGCGCCGCGCCGACGGCAACCCGCTCGAAGCCATCGAAGGCCTGGAGCGCATCGACGAACGCGCCCAGCGCCGCTCGCTCGACCGGCTGCAGGCATTTGCGATCAGCGAGCGCGTGCGCTGCCTGCTGCACATGAATGACCTGGCCGGCGCCGCCGCCATGCTGGGCAGGCTCCAGGCCCTGGCCGCGCGCCATGCCGGCGGCCAGGGTCCGGTCAGCCAGCGCATCCAGGGCCTGGCGCGTTTCATCGAGGCGCTGTACCACGCGGCGCAGCTTGACGACCGCGCCGCGCTGCTGGCGCTGGGCGAGTGCGGGCGCGACGACACCGCCTTGCTGCAGCGCCGCGACCGCTGCGCGACGCGGGTGCTGCGCGCGCTGCTGCTGGCGCGGCTGGGCGAGCGCGCGCAGGCGCTGGCCATCATGCGCGACGCGCTGCAGCAGGGCCAGCAGCAGGGCCTGGTACGCACCATTCTCGACCTGGGTGACGAGGCCCTGGCGCTGGCCGATGCCTGCGCCGATGCCTATGGCGCGCAAGACCCGGTGCTGCCGTTCTATGTCGAACAGTTGCACCAGCAGCGCCAGCGGCACCAGCCGGCCGCGCGCCCGGCGGGCGCCGCGGCCCCCGAGCCCTTGTCGGAACGCGAGACGGAAATCCTGCGCGCGCTGGCGCAGAGCATGTCGAACAAGCGCATCGCGCAGGCGCTGGGCATCTCGCCCGAAACCGTCAAATGGCATCTGCGCAATGTCTATGCCAAGCTGGGCGTCATGGGCCGCGACGATGCGGTGGCCAGCGCGCGCAGCCTGGGCCTGGTGTCGGCCCAGGCCTGA